In Elusimicrobiota bacterium, the following are encoded in one genomic region:
- a CDS encoding FAD-binding protein, giving the protein MLAAPDMEELSSILEPGSLLTSEADIAAYSYDAALDRGRPEAVVLAATGRDVQGAVAFCARRKTPFTARGAGTNLSGGCIPLRGGLILALSRLNKILEIDTARGMAVVEPGVVNLNLQKELEKIGHFYAPDPASFKVSTLGGNIAENAGGPRCLKYGVTTNHVLALEVVMPDGSLEKFSLEDRGPEMLSLLVGAEGTLGVVTKAWVKILPLPQTIRTFLAGFGSLGASVECVSAIIAAGVVPRVLEAMDKTTVDSVEAYAHAGYPKAEAVLLIELDGRVEDLRGDAELVERLCRSHGASDFRAAEDPIEREKLWEGRRGAYAAMARLAPNVLVEDGVVPRDRLPEIVRRIQEITSRRGLRAGLLFHAGDGNIHPNIAYDERNAEETARVKEAGREILQACVELGGSLSGEHGIGIDKREAMAWLFSPETLALFRRIKNAWDPDNLANPDKLFPLSGSAAMPGFKRSSARPLSPGARALSDRVRAWSREGRKMAVCGSLSKMSAPPEGLERASTAGLERVEIDLKNYVAAAEAGISPRALRSALAQRGAYCRFPAAEGSLGGLLAARPFPGLRDDILGMRLLLSDGSVAELGGKVVKNVAGYDVARLLLGSCGTLGIILDVTFKIYSRHQEVLPMGKIELSPMPITARFLALKKAFDPADLWVTASDVG; this is encoded by the coding sequence ATGCTGGCGGCCCCGGATATGGAGGAGCTGAGCAGTATCTTGGAGCCGGGCTCGCTTCTAACTTCGGAGGCCGACATCGCCGCCTACTCCTACGATGCGGCCCTGGATCGCGGGCGGCCAGAGGCCGTGGTCCTGGCGGCCACGGGCCGCGACGTTCAAGGGGCGGTGGCCTTCTGCGCGCGGCGCAAGACCCCCTTCACGGCCCGGGGGGCCGGAACCAACCTTTCCGGGGGGTGCATTCCCCTGCGGGGAGGGCTCATACTGGCCCTCTCGCGCTTGAACAAGATTCTCGAGATCGACACGGCCAGGGGCATGGCCGTGGTCGAGCCGGGAGTCGTCAACTTGAACCTCCAGAAGGAGCTTGAGAAAATCGGCCATTTCTACGCCCCGGACCCGGCGAGCTTCAAGGTGTCCACCTTGGGCGGCAATATCGCGGAGAACGCCGGAGGGCCGCGCTGCCTCAAGTACGGGGTCACCACCAACCATGTCCTGGCTCTCGAGGTCGTCATGCCCGACGGCTCTCTGGAGAAATTTTCCCTGGAGGACCGCGGGCCCGAGATGCTGAGCCTCCTGGTGGGAGCGGAGGGAACGTTGGGCGTGGTGACCAAGGCCTGGGTCAAGATCCTTCCCCTTCCGCAGACCATCCGCACCTTCCTGGCGGGCTTCGGCTCCCTTGGAGCCAGCGTGGAGTGCGTTTCGGCCATCATCGCGGCGGGCGTGGTTCCCCGAGTTCTCGAGGCCATGGACAAGACCACGGTTGATTCCGTGGAGGCCTACGCCCACGCGGGTTACCCCAAGGCGGAGGCCGTCCTGCTCATCGAGCTGGACGGCCGGGTCGAGGATTTGCGCGGCGACGCCGAGCTTGTGGAAAGGCTCTGCCGGTCCCATGGGGCCTCGGATTTCAGGGCCGCCGAGGACCCCATCGAGCGCGAGAAGCTCTGGGAGGGCCGGCGCGGCGCCTATGCGGCCATGGCTCGCCTGGCCCCCAATGTTCTGGTCGAGGACGGGGTCGTGCCGCGAGACCGCCTTCCCGAGATCGTGCGCCGCATCCAGGAGATCACCAGCCGCCGGGGACTGAGGGCCGGGCTTCTGTTCCATGCGGGGGACGGCAACATCCACCCCAACATCGCCTACGATGAGAGAAACGCGGAGGAGACCGCTCGGGTCAAGGAGGCGGGCCGCGAGATCCTCCAGGCCTGCGTCGAGCTCGGGGGCTCCCTTTCGGGAGAGCACGGCATCGGGATCGACAAGAGGGAGGCCATGGCCTGGCTGTTCAGCCCGGAAACCTTGGCCCTTTTCCGGCGCATCAAAAACGCATGGGATCCCGACAATCTGGCCAACCCCGACAAGCTCTTTCCCCTTTCCGGATCGGCGGCCATGCCGGGCTTCAAGCGCTCTTCGGCCAGGCCTTTGAGCCCCGGGGCGCGGGCCCTGAGCGATCGCGTGCGCGCTTGGTCGCGGGAGGGGCGCAAGATGGCGGTTTGCGGGAGCCTTTCCAAGATGAGCGCGCCGCCCGAAGGCCTTGAGCGCGCGAGCACCGCGGGCCTTGAGCGCGTGGAGATCGACTTGAAAAATTACGTGGCCGCGGCCGAGGCCGGGATTTCGCCGCGGGCCTTGCGTTCGGCGCTGGCCCAGAGAGGCGCCTACTGCCGCTTTCCCGCGGCCGAGGGAAGCTTGGGGGGCTTGCTCGCGGCCAGGCCATTTCCCGGGCTGCGCGACGATATATTGGGCATGCGCCTCCTCCTTTCCGATGGGAGCGTGGCGGAGCTGGGCGGCAAGGTGGTCAAGAACGTGGCCGGCTACGACGTTGCCCGCCTTCTCCTAGGTTCTTGCGGGACTTTGGGGATAATACTGGACGTAACCTTCAAGATTTACTCGAGACATCAGGAAGTCCTGCCCATGGGGAAAATCGAGCTCTCCCCAATGCCCATCACTGCGCGATTTCTCGCCCTCAAAAAAGCCTTCGACCCCGCGGATCTCTGGGTGACTGCCAGTGACGTTGGGTGA
- a CDS encoding tryptophanase, with amino-acid sequence MDGHWKTIIEPFRIKSVEPLGLTTRAEREEALRRAFYNIFGIPADKVLIDLLTDSGTSAMSSEQWACLMRGDESYAGARSFYLFEKAVRELTGYKTILPVHQGRAAERILMSVVAGPGKTVISNSHFDTTRANVEASGASALDLPVPEAWDFDRPGPFKGDMDLRALESKIRELGPERIPLIIMTATNNSLGGQPVSMRNLREVSGIARHYGIPVFLDAARFAENAFFIKKREPGYATRPAREIAREMFSHASGCLMSAKKDALVNIGGFLALNDPTWVRKARELLILGEGFPTYGGLAGRDLEAMARGLEEILDEEYLAYRLRSVEYLGDGLRRAGVPIVEPPGGHAVYVNAKKFLPHIPCSGYPGQVLACELYLTAGIRAVEIGSLMFGKGSGAAFVPAPMELLRLALPRRVYTQSHIDFVIEVFADIARRARSLRPLRLLEGPCALAHFTAKLMPEPA; translated from the coding sequence ATGGACGGGCATTGGAAGACCATCATCGAGCCCTTCCGAATCAAGTCCGTGGAGCCGCTGGGCCTGACCACCCGGGCCGAGCGAGAGGAGGCCCTGCGCCGGGCTTTCTATAATATATTCGGCATTCCGGCCGACAAGGTGCTCATAGACCTCCTAACCGACTCCGGCACCTCGGCCATGTCCTCCGAGCAATGGGCCTGCCTCATGAGGGGGGACGAGTCCTACGCCGGGGCGCGCAGCTTCTATCTCTTCGAGAAAGCGGTGCGGGAGCTCACCGGCTACAAGACGATCCTGCCCGTTCATCAGGGCCGTGCGGCCGAGCGCATCTTGATGAGCGTGGTGGCGGGTCCCGGAAAGACCGTCATTTCCAACTCCCATTTCGACACCACCCGGGCCAACGTGGAGGCCAGCGGCGCCTCGGCCCTGGATCTGCCCGTGCCCGAGGCCTGGGACTTCGACCGGCCCGGGCCTTTCAAGGGCGACATGGACTTGCGGGCCCTGGAGTCCAAGATCCGTGAGCTGGGCCCCGAGCGCATCCCGCTCATCATCATGACCGCGACCAACAACTCCCTGGGCGGCCAGCCCGTGTCCATGCGCAACCTGCGGGAAGTCTCCGGGATCGCGCGCCATTACGGGATCCCGGTGTTCCTGGACGCGGCCCGCTTCGCGGAAAACGCATTCTTCATCAAGAAGAGGGAACCCGGCTACGCGACCCGCCCGGCCCGTGAAATCGCGCGCGAGATGTTCTCCCACGCCTCGGGCTGCCTCATGAGCGCCAAGAAGGACGCCTTGGTCAATATCGGGGGGTTCCTGGCCTTGAACGACCCGACCTGGGTGCGCAAGGCCAGGGAGCTCCTGATCTTGGGCGAGGGCTTTCCCACCTACGGAGGCCTGGCCGGCCGGGATCTCGAGGCCATGGCTCGCGGCCTCGAGGAGATTCTCGATGAGGAATACCTCGCCTACCGTCTGCGCTCCGTGGAATACCTGGGAGACGGCCTGCGCCGGGCCGGGGTGCCCATCGTCGAGCCTCCCGGGGGACACGCGGTCTACGTCAACGCCAAGAAATTCCTGCCGCATATCCCGTGCTCCGGCTATCCGGGCCAAGTCTTGGCCTGCGAGCTGTACTTGACGGCCGGGATACGGGCCGTGGAGATCGGCTCCTTGATGTTCGGCAAGGGGAGCGGCGCGGCCTTCGTGCCCGCGCCCATGGAACTCCTGCGCTTGGCGCTTCCCCGCCGGGTCTACACCCAAAGCCACATCGATTTCGTGATCGAGGTCTTTGCCGACATCGCGCGCCGCGCGCGCTCCCTTCGGCCCCTGCGCCTTCTCGAAGGTCCTTGCGCGCTCGCCCATTTCACAGCCAAGCTCATGCCGGAGCCCGCGTAG
- a CDS encoding peptidyl-prolyl cis-trans isomerase, with the protein MKPFIAFLAAFMPLSASAQSDREVVKVNGTPIRQSEVLDRLWKRYGPETLEEMIDELLLRQAFQSRNLKVSPAEVEKRVARIRGSFADPKVFESQLQQFGSSLEKFKAEVSEQLSQEKLLIQERKLSVNEGELKKAFEARREELGTPEAVHLRHMLVKSEAEARELAAKIQKGADFAALAREKSIAPTGKLTGGDYGFVSRGMLPPDIETIAFAMKKEEIKLLPTAKGFHLLQALDKKPAVPAEYGKVKDDLRQMLLQEKVKAALPDYLKDLRQRAEVKPQAAGT; encoded by the coding sequence ATGAAACCGTTCATCGCGTTCTTAGCCGCTTTTATGCCCCTGTCCGCATCGGCCCAGTCCGACCGAGAGGTCGTCAAGGTCAACGGAACCCCGATCCGGCAGTCCGAGGTGCTGGACCGCCTGTGGAAGCGCTACGGCCCGGAGACCCTCGAGGAGATGATCGATGAGCTCCTCCTGCGCCAGGCCTTCCAAAGCCGGAACCTCAAGGTCTCTCCCGCGGAGGTCGAGAAAAGAGTCGCCCGCATCCGCGGCTCCTTCGCCGACCCCAAGGTCTTCGAGAGCCAGCTCCAGCAATTCGGCTCCTCCCTGGAGAAATTCAAGGCCGAGGTTTCCGAACAGCTGTCCCAGGAGAAGCTGCTGATCCAAGAGCGCAAGCTCTCCGTCAATGAAGGCGAGCTCAAGAAGGCCTTCGAGGCCCGCCGAGAGGAGCTCGGAACCCCCGAGGCCGTGCACCTGAGGCACATGCTCGTCAAGTCCGAGGCCGAGGCCAGGGAGCTCGCGGCGAAAATCCAGAAAGGCGCCGATTTCGCGGCCTTGGCCCGGGAGAAATCCATAGCCCCCACGGGAAAGCTCACCGGCGGCGACTATGGCTTCGTCTCGCGCGGCATGCTCCCTCCAGACATCGAGACCATCGCCTTCGCCATGAAGAAAGAGGAGATCAAGCTCCTTCCCACGGCCAAGGGCTTCCACCTCCTGCAGGCCCTCGACAAGAAACCCGCCGTGCCCGCCGAGTACGGCAAGGTCAAGGACGACCTGCGCCAGATGCTCCTCCAGGAGAAGGTCAAGGCGGCCCTGCCCGACTACCTCAAGGACCTCCGCCAGAGGGCGGAGGTCAAGCCCCAAGCTGCTGGAACATAA
- a CDS encoding DUF971 domain-containing protein, translated as MINCDPKSIEKIDDDSLRITWEDEHVSLYTFRYLRQNCPCAACRDEWSGETLLDPETVPADTKSSRVETVGQYALSFSFSDGHGTGIYSFEVLRKLCRCPECSYHSGSETN; from the coding sequence ATGATCAACTGCGACCCTAAAAGCATCGAGAAAATAGACGACGATTCCCTGCGCATCACCTGGGAGGACGAGCACGTAAGCCTCTACACCTTCCGATACCTGCGCCAGAATTGCCCCTGCGCCGCGTGCCGCGACGAATGGTCCGGGGAGACGCTCCTGGATCCCGAGACCGTTCCCGCCGACACCAAGTCCTCCCGCGTCGAGACGGTGGGGCAGTACGCCCTTTCCTTCTCGTTTTCCGACGGGCACGGCACGGGGATATACTCCTTCGAGGTCTTGCGCAAGCTCTGCCGTTGTCCAGAGTGCTCCTACCACTCGGGCTCCGAGACCAATTGA
- a CDS encoding response regulator encodes MVKTIQVLLIEDNPSDAELIRRHLSKESSALFQLTTVERLSEALGILAERGFDAALLDLQLPDAKGEEIYAQVRAKAPDLPIIICTGTFLEEQLALDALKRGAQDYLSKDQLSGFVLSKAIRYSIERKSVEKELARARDMALELARLKSQFLANMSHEIRTPLTAIVGMADFLAEAELARDYREHLDILRRAADALMRTINDILDFSKIEAGMMKLERVPFDLRKLIEDACEMLAPAAQAKGVEMIFFMSPETPALLVGDPLRLRQVLVNLLSNAVKFTHVGEIVLEVFPRRGIPGNGRARLRFEVRDTGIGVPAQAEAHLFEAFIQAQDSTSRYYGGTGLGLAICKKLVELMGGEIGYERRPGKGALFWFCMNLEKQSAGADAQAPEGDFAALRALVIDDNHTNRRILKEQLMSWTFRPSEAAGPAEALEILRAGAGRDPFGVILLDFQMPQMDGLALAREIRKLPGLERDPPIILMTSGASSPSAPETLRNLGIAAFLTKPVKKSTLYDCLIHVLTRLAEPAPRKPRRAKGPAKPWKLLLVEDNPVNQRVALLQLEKLGYENIKIAHNGREAVELILGQSFDIVLMDCQLPDMDGYKTAAEIRKLEGKSHHIPIVALTAHALEGDREKCLAAGMDDYLSKPVVMETLAQVLSRWEPPV; translated from the coding sequence GTGGTAAAGACCATTCAAGTCCTTCTGATCGAAGACAACCCCTCGGACGCGGAGTTGATTCGGCGCCACCTGTCCAAGGAAAGTTCGGCGCTCTTCCAATTGACCACGGTCGAGCGGCTGTCCGAGGCCTTGGGTATTTTGGCCGAGCGCGGCTTCGACGCGGCCCTGCTGGACCTGCAGCTGCCCGACGCCAAGGGAGAGGAGATTTACGCCCAGGTCCGCGCCAAGGCCCCCGACCTTCCCATCATCATCTGCACCGGCACCTTCCTTGAAGAGCAATTGGCTCTAGATGCCTTGAAGCGCGGGGCGCAGGACTATCTCAGCAAGGATCAACTGAGCGGGTTCGTGCTCTCCAAGGCCATCCGCTATTCAATCGAGAGAAAATCCGTGGAAAAGGAGCTGGCCCGAGCCCGGGACATGGCCCTCGAGCTGGCCCGTCTCAAATCCCAATTCCTGGCGAACATGAGCCATGAGATTCGAACGCCCTTGACCGCCATCGTGGGCATGGCCGACTTCCTGGCCGAGGCGGAGCTGGCGCGCGACTACCGAGAACACCTGGACATACTGCGCCGGGCCGCGGACGCGCTTATGCGCACCATCAACGACATCCTCGACTTCTCCAAGATCGAGGCCGGGATGATGAAGCTGGAAAGGGTTCCCTTTGATTTGAGAAAGCTCATCGAGGACGCCTGCGAGATGCTGGCCCCCGCCGCCCAGGCCAAGGGCGTGGAAATGATATTTTTCATGTCTCCCGAGACCCCTGCTTTACTTGTCGGCGATCCCCTGCGCCTGCGCCAAGTCCTGGTCAACCTGCTCAGCAACGCCGTGAAGTTCACGCACGTCGGGGAAATCGTCCTCGAGGTGTTTCCGCGGCGCGGAATTCCGGGGAACGGCCGCGCGCGGCTGCGCTTCGAGGTGCGCGACACCGGAATAGGCGTGCCCGCGCAGGCCGAGGCCCATCTTTTCGAGGCCTTCATCCAGGCGCAGGACTCGACCTCTCGCTATTACGGGGGCACGGGCCTGGGCCTGGCGATCTGCAAGAAACTCGTCGAGCTCATGGGCGGTGAAATCGGCTACGAGAGGCGCCCCGGGAAGGGAGCCCTGTTCTGGTTTTGCATGAACCTCGAGAAGCAGTCGGCGGGAGCCGACGCTCAGGCGCCGGAGGGAGACTTCGCCGCGCTCCGGGCGCTCGTTATCGACGACAACCATACCAACCGCCGCATTCTCAAGGAGCAGCTCATGTCCTGGACTTTCCGGCCGAGCGAGGCGGCGGGCCCGGCAGAGGCCCTGGAGATTTTGCGGGCCGGGGCCGGGCGAGATCCTTTCGGGGTGATCCTCCTCGACTTCCAAATGCCTCAGATGGACGGCTTGGCTTTGGCCCGGGAGATTCGGAAGCTGCCGGGTCTGGAGCGGGACCCTCCCATCATCCTCATGACCTCGGGGGCGAGTTCCCCGAGCGCGCCAGAGACCCTTAGAAACTTGGGGATCGCGGCTTTCCTCACCAAGCCCGTCAAGAAGTCCACGCTGTACGACTGCCTGATCCATGTTCTCACCAGGCTTGCCGAACCGGCTCCTCGAAAGCCCCGACGCGCCAAGGGGCCGGCCAAGCCGTGGAAGCTGCTCTTGGTCGAGGACAACCCGGTCAACCAGAGAGTGGCCCTGCTCCAACTCGAGAAGCTGGGCTACGAGAACATCAAGATCGCCCATAACGGCCGAGAGGCCGTGGAATTGATCTTGGGGCAGTCCTTCGACATCGTCCTCATGGACTGCCAGCTCCCCGATATGGACGGCTATAAGACCGCCGCCGAGATCCGCAAGCTCGAGGGAAAATCCCACCACATCCCCATCGTGGCCCTGACGGCCCATGCCCTGGAAGGCGACAGAGAGAAGTGCCTGGCCGCGGGCATGGACGATTACCTGTCCAAGCCGGTGGTGATGGAAACCCTGGCCCAGGTCTTGTCCCGCTGGGAACCCCCCGTTTAA
- a CDS encoding response regulator produces MDKTGKILLITTDNALAQALVPAFSGRGLELVVSPTPRHAAIQLGLASFAAIVADYSRIPAEDRQGLRRLRQQSGAALFTLDTLATISPSESLPLRRVPYPFPAGFADQIRAAENPVVFLVDQSLFASRAVQSGLQMAGVPSLGLESAEGLVEALMRQPPPTNPSRPRSKSFWEMLGSSRPEASEEAPRQGHVAVLQFPADLAQAEAFDASLREALPGTVCYQVSSLDPVRAASKAVSEGAPACLMREQAGRIAGILCEDSRPQSRPKETERILLLDNYKPTLESLTQTLTAAGYQVTAAMDGELALKLARGRDSFHLAVIGTALAYAQQTGAELAQKLRELDPDLRIIFMVDRYPVKEALQGVSQVVELGLDDALLKPVEASRLLFSVQRALERRFLILENARLFKEVQESNRKLAQINGFQTKFFAMVAHDVKNPLAAIIGYSELLGMRLKNLPNELKCASHIHSAAQTLTHLISDLVDLAAIESGKLRVTLEPLDLAAVIQEVRSRVEVPAAQRRIRLSVEMPPTLPALSGDPARLGQVVQNLCTNAIQYTPEGGLVTVRVDADASLVRVGVRDTGIGISKEDLPRVFERFFQTQEAQKMRKAGFGLGLKIAREIIQMHGGDMGVESELGKGSFFYFTLPVQKAKS; encoded by the coding sequence ATGGACAAGACGGGCAAGATTCTTCTCATCACCACCGATAATGCCTTGGCCCAGGCTTTGGTTCCCGCCTTTTCCGGCAGGGGGTTGGAGCTCGTGGTTTCTCCCACCCCGCGCCACGCCGCGATACAGCTCGGCTTGGCCTCCTTCGCAGCGATCGTGGCCGATTATTCCCGCATACCCGCTGAGGACCGGCAGGGCCTGCGGCGCCTGCGCCAGCAAAGCGGAGCCGCGCTTTTCACTCTCGACACCTTGGCCACGATTTCTCCATCGGAGAGCCTGCCTTTAAGAAGGGTCCCCTACCCTTTCCCCGCCGGGTTCGCCGACCAGATACGCGCCGCGGAAAATCCCGTCGTGTTCCTGGTGGACCAAAGCCTCTTCGCCAGCCGCGCGGTGCAGAGCGGCCTCCAGATGGCCGGGGTGCCGTCGCTGGGCCTGGAAAGCGCCGAGGGCCTGGTGGAGGCATTGATGAGGCAGCCCCCGCCCACCAACCCCTCTCGCCCCCGCTCCAAGAGTTTTTGGGAAATGCTCGGCAGCTCGCGGCCGGAGGCCTCGGAGGAGGCGCCCCGCCAGGGCCACGTGGCGGTGCTGCAGTTTCCGGCAGACCTGGCCCAAGCCGAGGCTTTCGACGCGAGCCTGCGCGAGGCCCTTCCCGGAACCGTCTGCTATCAAGTATCCAGCCTCGATCCCGTGCGGGCCGCGTCCAAGGCCGTGAGCGAGGGGGCCCCGGCTTGCCTCATGCGAGAGCAGGCTGGGCGCATCGCCGGCATTCTTTGCGAGGATTCCCGACCTCAGTCCCGTCCCAAGGAGACGGAGCGCATCCTGCTCCTCGACAACTACAAGCCGACCTTGGAAAGCCTGACCCAGACCTTGACCGCGGCCGGCTACCAGGTGACGGCCGCCATGGATGGAGAGCTGGCCTTGAAGTTGGCACGGGGCCGGGACTCCTTCCACCTGGCCGTCATCGGCACGGCCTTGGCCTACGCCCAGCAGACCGGAGCGGAGCTGGCCCAGAAGCTGCGCGAATTGGACCCAGATCTTCGCATCATCTTCATGGTGGACCGCTACCCGGTCAAGGAGGCCCTGCAGGGGGTGAGCCAGGTGGTGGAACTGGGCCTGGACGACGCTCTGCTCAAGCCGGTGGAGGCCTCCCGGCTCCTGTTCTCGGTGCAGAGGGCCTTGGAGCGGCGCTTCCTCATCCTCGAGAATGCCCGGCTTTTCAAGGAGGTCCAGGAGTCCAACCGCAAGCTCGCCCAGATCAACGGCTTCCAGACTAAATTTTTCGCCATGGTGGCCCATGACGTGAAGAACCCGTTGGCCGCCATTATCGGCTATTCCGAGCTTTTGGGCATGAGGCTCAAGAATCTCCCCAACGAGCTCAAATGCGCCTCCCACATCCACTCGGCGGCTCAGACCTTGACTCATCTGATCTCGGATTTGGTGGACCTGGCCGCCATTGAGTCCGGCAAGCTCCGCGTCACCTTGGAGCCCTTGGATCTGGCGGCGGTGATCCAGGAGGTGCGCTCGCGCGTGGAGGTTCCCGCGGCCCAGCGGCGCATTCGCCTCTCGGTCGAGATGCCGCCGACTTTGCCCGCCCTGTCGGGCGATCCCGCGCGTCTCGGCCAAGTCGTGCAGAATCTCTGCACCAACGCCATCCAGTACACCCCCGAGGGAGGACTCGTCACGGTGAGAGTGGACGCCGACGCATCCTTGGTCCGGGTCGGGGTGCGCGACACCGGAATCGGGATATCCAAGGAAGACCTGCCCCGCGTCTTCGAGCGCTTTTTCCAAACCCAGGAAGCCCAGAAAATGCGCAAGGCCGGGTTCGGCCTGGGGCTCAAGATCGCCCGCGAGATCATACAGATGCACGGCGGCGACATGGGGGTCGAATCCGAGCTCGGCAAGGGCTCTTTCTTCTACTTCACCCTCCCGGTTCAGAAGGCCAAATCCTGA
- a CDS encoding DUF885 domain-containing protein has protein sequence MNLLLWVLLILRLGSTAWAQATGPTAPAQEATSKQIFTERSHDFEQLAADYWETRMRLDPLLATFVSHPRYHDKLEDIGPEGRKAKRQAFQDILERLKDIDRERLSESEKLSWDILKLEIERRLQEARHKFYQWDVDHMDGPQTWIATVVEVAQPMRTSSDAEAMLSRMAEIPLYFSRHIENLREGLREGRVAARVPVDKTVAQLESILKTPADQSPYAAAGRRLPLVLKGKYLAKIAAAVREKVYPAYAEYLDFLKNEYRSRARTEGIGLSSLPGGEAAYRFKILYHTTLAKTPEELHETGRAELKSIRAEMEAIATRMGHDGGLASFLEAVRRDPRNFFKTREEILETAKTLVSSATARLPQYFGLLPRTPLVVKPIEDYKEKNDVAARYFQPPDDLSRPGIYYINTYEPETRPRFSMISLAAHEGVPGHHLQLTLAQEQRSLPTFRRQADFTAFVEGWALYSERLVEEMGLYPDDLSRVGMLSDQALRACRLVVDTGIHSMNWSRRQAIDFMKENTPMSEAEITAEVDRYIIWPGQALAYKVGQREILALRHESEARLGPSFDIKAFHDAVLKNGAVPLSILRRTVLGNAL, from the coding sequence ATGAACCTATTGTTATGGGTATTGCTGATCTTACGCCTGGGTTCCACTGCCTGGGCACAAGCAACGGGGCCTACGGCCCCGGCGCAAGAAGCGACTTCCAAACAAATTTTCACCGAACGCTCCCATGACTTCGAACAGCTCGCCGCCGACTACTGGGAAACGAGGATGCGCCTCGATCCCCTGCTGGCGACTTTCGTCAGCCACCCGCGCTACCATGACAAGCTCGAGGACATCGGCCCGGAGGGGCGGAAAGCCAAGCGCCAGGCGTTCCAGGATATCCTGGAACGCCTCAAAGACATAGACCGCGAGCGGCTCTCGGAAAGCGAGAAACTCAGCTGGGACATCTTGAAGCTCGAGATCGAGCGCCGCCTCCAGGAGGCCCGCCACAAGTTCTATCAGTGGGACGTGGACCACATGGACGGCCCGCAGACCTGGATCGCGACCGTGGTGGAGGTGGCCCAGCCCATGAGAACCTCCTCCGACGCCGAGGCCATGCTCTCCCGCATGGCCGAGATTCCCCTTTACTTCTCCAGGCATATCGAGAATCTGAGGGAAGGCCTGCGGGAAGGGCGCGTCGCGGCCCGGGTTCCGGTGGACAAGACCGTCGCCCAGTTGGAATCCATCCTGAAGACCCCGGCCGACCAGAGCCCCTACGCCGCGGCCGGGCGCAGGCTCCCCTTGGTCCTCAAGGGCAAGTACTTGGCCAAGATCGCGGCGGCGGTAAGGGAGAAGGTCTATCCCGCCTACGCGGAATACCTGGACTTCCTCAAGAACGAATACCGCTCCAGGGCTCGGACCGAGGGTATCGGCCTCTCCAGCCTGCCGGGAGGAGAGGCGGCCTATCGCTTCAAAATACTTTACCATACCACTCTCGCCAAAACCCCGGAGGAGCTTCATGAGACGGGCCGGGCCGAGCTCAAGTCCATCCGGGCGGAGATGGAGGCCATCGCGACCCGCATGGGCCATGACGGGGGCCTGGCATCCTTCCTGGAGGCGGTGCGCCGCGATCCGCGCAACTTCTTCAAGACCCGGGAGGAAATCCTAGAGACGGCCAAGACCTTGGTTTCGAGCGCCACGGCGAGGCTCCCCCAATATTTCGGGCTCCTGCCGCGCACTCCCCTCGTGGTCAAGCCGATCGAGGATTACAAGGAGAAAAACGACGTCGCCGCGCGCTATTTCCAGCCTCCGGATGACCTCTCTCGCCCGGGAATCTATTACATCAACACTTACGAGCCCGAGACTCGGCCTCGCTTCAGCATGATCAGCCTGGCCGCCCACGAAGGCGTGCCCGGGCACCACCTTCAGCTGACTTTGGCCCAGGAGCAGAGAAGCCTTCCGACCTTCCGGCGCCAGGCGGACTTCACGGCCTTCGTGGAGGGCTGGGCCCTTTACAGCGAGCGTCTCGTCGAGGAGATGGGGCTCTACCCGGACGATCTCTCCAGGGTGGGCATGCTCTCGGACCAGGCCTTGCGCGCCTGCCGCCTGGTCGTGGACACCGGCATCCACTCAATGAATTGGAGCCGCCGCCAAGCCATAGACTTCATGAAGGAGAATACACCCATGTCCGAGGCCGAGATCACGGCCGAGGTGGACCGCTACATCATCTGGCCGGGCCAGGCCCTGGCCTACAAGGTGGGCCAGCGGGAGATTCTGGCCCTGAGGCATGAGTCCGAAGCCCGGCTGGGGCCCAGTTTCGACATCAAGGCCTTCCATGACGCCGTGCTCAAGAACGGTGCTGTGCCCCTCTCGATCCTTCGCCGAACCGTTCTCGGAAACGCTCTTTGA